A stretch of Clostridia bacterium DNA encodes these proteins:
- the ppk1 gene encoding polyphosphate kinase 1: MNKYINRELSWLAFNSRVVEEAEDRNSPLLERLKFISIVSSNLDEFYMIRVGSLWDQVEAGVKIEDPSGMNPLKQIEVINKKVHEMYTRQYNAYFQLLDDLKKKQVRFYRYRELNKEQKDFAERYYKEMVYPVLTPLVVDQSRPFPLIQNKTLNVGLLLQSQKHRDKYLFATVQTPSVLPRYIEVPSSGGKRCFILLEKIIKEHLGELFDNHKILAYGHYRITRNADLGYDEEEAEDLLATIQETLKMRKWGKVVRLEVQSDMDLRLLRILQERLEVSARETFRVLHSIDLTFLMKFVREVPLQAEAYKPFTSHQAMTYKDASSFFKKLRKKDVLLHHPYDSFTPVIDMVRYAASDSNVLAIKMTLYRVSGNSPIIEALATAAENGKQVTVLVELKARFDEESNIIWAKKLEKAGAHVIYGLVGLKTHCKLLLVVRKEHDTIERYVHLSTGNYNDVTAKLYVDLGLMTSNKKIGEDVSAIFNSLSGYTKVNHLQCMATAPENLRSKFYQLIDKEIENAKNGLPASIEVKINSLIDEEITEKLYEASKAGVKIRLMVRGICGLLPGKKGLSENIEVYSIVGRFLEHSRIFKFGNAGDPLYFLSSADWMRRNLDRRVETLFPILENKAKERLERILALHFADNVKCRVLGDDGIYRRKPQGAESINSQEIFLEQSI; the protein is encoded by the coding sequence ATGAATAAATATATTAACCGAGAGCTTAGTTGGCTGGCCTTCAACAGCCGCGTGGTGGAAGAAGCAGAGGACCGAAATAGCCCCTTATTGGAACGCCTAAAATTCATATCTATTGTGAGCTCTAATTTAGATGAATTTTATATGATTCGTGTAGGTTCACTGTGGGATCAAGTTGAAGCAGGAGTTAAGATTGAGGACCCCTCTGGGATGAATCCTCTTAAGCAAATAGAGGTTATCAACAAAAAAGTACACGAGATGTATACTCGTCAGTATAATGCCTATTTTCAGTTATTGGATGACCTAAAGAAAAAGCAGGTACGTTTTTATCGATATCGGGAATTGAATAAGGAACAAAAAGACTTTGCAGAACGTTATTATAAAGAGATGGTCTACCCTGTACTTACGCCTTTGGTCGTAGATCAGTCAAGGCCATTTCCTTTAATTCAAAACAAGACACTTAATGTGGGCCTTTTGCTGCAAAGTCAGAAGCATAGGGACAAATATCTTTTTGCAACGGTACAAACACCATCAGTGCTACCACGCTATATTGAGGTGCCATCCTCTGGAGGAAAGCGTTGCTTTATCTTGTTGGAAAAGATTATTAAGGAACATTTGGGTGAATTATTCGATAACCACAAGATTTTAGCGTATGGTCACTATCGTATTACTAGAAACGCCGATTTGGGCTATGACGAGGAAGAAGCAGAAGACCTTTTGGCGACCATTCAGGAGACACTGAAAATGCGTAAATGGGGCAAGGTGGTTCGTCTAGAAGTGCAGTCGGATATGGATCTTCGTTTACTCCGCATTCTTCAAGAACGTTTAGAGGTCAGCGCTCGTGAGACGTTTAGGGTACTGCACTCCATCGATTTAACATTCTTGATGAAATTCGTCCGCGAGGTTCCACTACAAGCGGAGGCATATAAGCCATTCACGTCCCATCAAGCGATGACCTACAAGGACGCCTCGAGTTTCTTTAAAAAGCTGCGAAAGAAGGATGTATTACTGCACCATCCATACGATTCATTTACACCCGTTATCGATATGGTGCGTTATGCGGCTAGTGATTCGAATGTTCTAGCAATTAAAATGACACTCTACCGGGTAAGTGGTAATTCTCCCATCATTGAAGCCTTGGCTACAGCGGCAGAAAACGGAAAGCAGGTGACAGTTCTAGTAGAACTGAAAGCTCGCTTTGACGAAGAAAGCAATATCATATGGGCTAAGAAATTGGAAAAAGCGGGCGCGCACGTCATCTATGGTTTGGTAGGCCTAAAAACGCATTGTAAATTGCTCTTGGTGGTGCGCAAGGAACACGATACCATAGAGCGCTATGTGCACCTATCTACAGGGAACTACAATGATGTGACAGCAAAGCTGTATGTGGATTTGGGCCTTATGACAAGCAATAAGAAGATTGGGGAGGATGTGAGTGCAATCTTTAATTCTTTGTCGGGATACACCAAGGTAAATCATCTGCAGTGTATGGCCACAGCACCCGAAAATCTGAGGTCTAAATTCTACCAATTAATCGACAAGGAAATTGAAAATGCGAAAAATGGTTTGCCTGCTTCCATAGAAGTGAAAATTAATTCTTTGATTGACGAAGAAATAACCGAAAAACTGTACGAGGCTTCAAAAGCAGGTGTGAAAATTCGTCTTATGGTAAGAGGAATATGTGGGTTACTACCAGGCAAAAAGGGGCTAAGTGAGAACATAGAGGTATATAGCATTGTGGGCCGTTTTCTGGAGCATTCTCGTATTTTCAAATTTGGCAACGCCGGGGATCCACTTTATTTTCTTTCGAGTGCCGACTGGATGCGACGTAACTTAGACCGGAGGGTGG